TCAACTGTCTTAAAATTGATCAATCATTTATTGATAAATTGATGTACCTTGAGCCTGAGAAGACAATTACTGATGATATTATCTCCATGGCTCATAATTTAGGTCATTATGTAATCGCAGAAGGTGTAGAACATGAAAAACAGAAGCAATACCTGCAAAGACACGGCTGTGATAAGATACAGGGTTATCTAATCAGTAAACCCCTTGATGAAGATATGGCTATTGAATTTCTCAGGAAATATAAGAGCATAGAAAACCAATAACAATCACTGTTTTGGTTGATAAATCTACTTATATTAATAAAAATTTTTTAATTCCCATTTTTTTGTAATTAATTAATTAATTAATCAGGAATATCAATTTCCCACAATATTTTTTACTTCAAGGTATTGAAAATAATCATAAATTTTAGTAGAATAACTTTAATTTTTTAAATTTTTAATACTATATTATGTTATTAATTTAAAATGATAAAGGAGGTGTGTATTAATATTATAAATTTTTTACCAGAAATGTTGTTAAACAAAAATAGATATTTAGATAATAAAATTAAAATAGGAGAATTTATGAATAAAATAAAATATTTGATTATAGCAATAATCATTATAGGGATACCTTCCTTTGGTATGGCAGATGTTATTGAACAGGAAGTTAATTGTGTTTCCTGTAATGAAGACTTAAGTATAAGTTCCAACTCTGAATGTACAACTGTTTCGGTGGGAAAAGATGTTTCAACTGACGGGTCTACTATTATTTCTTACAATTCTGATTGTGGTGGCTGTCCTTTCCATACAACGATTGTCCCTGCTGCTGATTGGGTAGAAGGCGATATGAGAGGGATTATGCATCGAGGAGAAGTTCAAGGTGAAATGCCCCAGGTTCCCCATACATTTCAATATTTAAGAAGCTGCCTTCCGGTAATGAATGAAAAAGGTGTAGCTGTTGGAGAAACCACTTGCTCCATTGATACCAGCACTGAATATGGTCAGGAAGTAAGAGAGGTAATGCGCAGCAGTGAAGGCATTGTGGATTATGAATACATTTTAGAAGTAGTATTAGAAAGAGCCTCAACTGCCAGAGAAGCTGTAGAAATTTTAGGTGACATTATCGAAACTTACAAATGGGCTCCTATTAATGCTGAAAATATAAACTTTGCTGATGGTGATGAAATATGGATAATGGAAGTGTATGGACATGACCTATGGTGTGCTTTTAGATTAGCTGATGATGAAGTGTTTGTATCCGCTAATGCAGCCAGGATTAGAGACATTGATTTTGATGATGAGGAAAATGTAATGCACTCCCCAAATATTATTTCTTTTGCTGTTGACAAGGGATGGTATGATCCTGTTTCCGGAGAGCCTTTCCGCCCGGCAGATATTTATGCACCAAATAATAATGTGTATGCAACACGTAGAGTATGGAGGGCATATGATATAATGGCCCCTTCTTTAGGGCTAAGCCCGCATGAAGTGGAATATCCTCAAACAATAGTGCCAGATAATAAACTTTCTGTCCATGATGTATTTAAAATCATGGGTGATTATTATCAGGGAACTGATTATGATTTAACTGTAGGTCCCGCAGCAGGTCCCTGGGGTAACCCAATTCGGTATGCTAACTCAGGTGATGGCACATGGGAAAGAAGTATAAACATGCATCGAACAAATTATTTCCATATCAGCCAGATAAACAATAATTATCCTGATCCAATAAAGGGTGTAGCATGGTTTGGCTACGGAGCCCCGGACAGTTCTTATATTGCTCCCTTAAGTGGCACAATGAATGAATTACCGGAATTTTACAGAACAGGTTCAAGATGGGAACCTTTCGATCGCAATTCCGGGTGGTGGATAAATATATATGTACAGCAGATGGCTGAATTGCATTACAATGAAGCAATTAAAGATCTTTATGCAGTCCGTGATCCAAAGCTGGAAATGTT
This DNA window, taken from Atribacterota bacterium, encodes the following:
- a CDS encoding EAL domain-containing protein; this translates as NCLKIDQSFIDKLMYLEPEKTITDDIISMAHNLGHYVIAEGVEHEKQKQYLQRHGCDKIQGYLISKPLDEDMAIEFLRKYKSIENQ
- a CDS encoding C69 family dipeptidase, which gives rise to MNKIKYLIIAIIIIGIPSFGMADVIEQEVNCVSCNEDLSISSNSECTTVSVGKDVSTDGSTIISYNSDCGGCPFHTTIVPAADWVEGDMRGIMHRGEVQGEMPQVPHTFQYLRSCLPVMNEKGVAVGETTCSIDTSTEYGQEVREVMRSSEGIVDYEYILEVVLERASTAREAVEILGDIIETYKWAPINAENINFADGDEIWIMEVYGHDLWCAFRLADDEVFVSANAARIRDIDFDDEENVMHSPNIISFAVDKGWYDPVSGEPFRPADIYAPNNNVYATRRVWRAYDIMAPSLGLSPHEVEYPQTIVPDNKLSVHDVFKIMGDYYQGTDYDLTVGPAAGPWGNPIRYANSGDGTWERSINMHRTNYFHISQINNNYPDPIKGVAWFGYGAPDSSYIAPLSGTMNELPEFYRTGSRWEPFDRNSGWWINIYVQQMAELHYNEAIKDLYAVRDPKLEMLYEIVPEVQKKATEIYQTDPERGLSLINNFYYQHAVALHESWKNLGDMLLGKYAMGYINFRTAAYPEWWNELIGYGPVER